From the Elaeis guineensis isolate ETL-2024a chromosome 16, EG11, whole genome shotgun sequence genome, the window AACATAACACAACAGACGCCAAATAGCTGCTTCAAGTTTCCAAGGCTGTCCATCTGAGATCTTAACAAGTTTTAAAGTTCAGACCCCATCCTCATGAAGGATGTATGTGTTTCCACAGTTACCACCAAAACAACAAAAATGCACTGGGACCATCTTTTTCCCTTCAGTGACAAAAACTTTCATCCACTGTCAAAGAGTATTCTTCGATATGACCTCGCCAAATCTTAGAAACCACTGCCCATCTGATGAGCTGTTGTCGTCGTGGTTCCTTTTAATCTTTACATCTGGACCAGCAGCTAGATAGTGTGCGTAGTCCATTGGCTTTTGTGGCACCAAGCCAGGCTTCAAGCTCGGCACAGGCAGCAAAGAAACCAGCACTCGGGCGACCTCATGCATGGTAGGCCTATCGGATGGATGCCTCTTTGTGCACAGCAATGCGAGCTGGAATGCCTTTTTGACAAGCCCCATATCCATGCAGGTGACCGACACTTCCGAATCCACCGCCTCCATCACTGTGTTGTCATCTGCCTTTGAGAGTATCTGAATGTCAGAAACAGCAAATAAATGAGTAGCTTCTTAGATCAATGGCACTGTTATCTAATTAAAACAATATGAAGATGGTTCAGGTGTAAATCTGGATAATTGACCAGTTGGTGCAAGTTAGAATCATTATCAACAGCCTTCTTCCCAGTGAGTAGCTCCAAAAGAACAATGCCGAAGCTATAAACATCAGATTTCTCATTCAGCCTGGAGGTGCGAGCATACTCCGGATCAATGTAGCCAATAGTGCCCAGCACATATGTTGATGCATGAGTTTTGGCAGCTGGGATGCATTTGGCTATGCCAAAATCTGAGAGGTGTGCCTCAAAGTTCTCATCAAGAAGGATGTTGGAGGACTTCACATCTCGATGAATGATTCTGGGGTTACAGTCATGGTGAAGATAGGCTAGGCCCTGGGCAGCACCAACTGCTATTTTAAGCCGTGTGTCCCAGTCAAGCTTCACTTTTTTCGATGGGCCTGAATAAACAAAAGTAATTAATGATGTATAAAGCATGAAAGcagatgagaataataaggaaaCTAGATGTCCAAACCATGGAGAAGATCCCATAATGAGCCATTTTCCATGTAATCATAGAACAGAAGGTTTCCATGTGGGGAAAGTGAGTAGCCATGCAAGCTGACAAGATTTCTGTGTCTTATGCTTCCAATGGTTTCCAGTTCAGTCTCGAATTCATGAAGATTATGAGGATACTGACTGTAAAGCCGCTTAATGGCAATAGGCTTAGAATTCTTGAGTACACATTTATAGACCGTGCTTGAAGCACCATAGCCTATAATATATTTCTCACTCAAATTTTCTGTGATCCTCATAATATCTTCATATGTATGGATTGCCATGTCCATTCTGAGGACTACAAGTTTTGGAGGACCTGAACAAAGAATTCTTTGGTAAATGACGAATGTTGCATAAAAAATAAGTGTATACTTACAACACTGAcaaactagagagagagagaagatacaTGCCTTGCACAGTTCGGTTTGATCCTTTAATGAACTGCTTTGGTTGACTAGACTTGTATATTGCCACTAACATCATCGATAGCAGTGTAATGCAGCCTAGTGTAATGCAGACAACAGCAGCTCGAGAAATAGTGACTGCAGAAAAACATTGAGTAAAATAATCAATGGGAAGTGATGCAAAAGATGATAATATTAGATTTGCATTGAGCGAACCTTTCGATCCATGAAGATCTTGTCCACAAGAGGATCCCAACCAGTTTCCACACAACATTGGATTTCCTAGGAAACTGAATGCAGATAAGATTAATATTCTGGAAAATCATAATTGCGATGAAAAGAGAGAactttgattttttctcttttttttggttaTAGAGAAAGAGCACTAATTATTTGGATACCTTTCTTGAGGAAACCTTGAAAAGTTCTTGGAGAGAGGAACATCTCCAGAGAAGTTATTAAATGAAAGATTCCTGAATACAGATCAAATGCTCAATCATGCAAGTAAATTCTTTTCACAGCCTTTGTAGCAAAGAGAACAAGGATGATAAACTTACAAGGAAGATAGGCTGAAGCAATTGGTCAATTGAACTGGTATCTCACCATATAGATCATTGTTGTTTAGAATCCTGAAGGCACATTGACAGGGTATAAATATTCGACTGGAGGACAGCAAGTGCTTCACaggaataaaaaataaagaagacaAAAAATGGATTTGGACTTACAAAGTATCAATTGTCTGCAACTGTCCCAGTTCTTCAGGAATTGGACCAGACAGCTTGTTGTAAGATATATCACTACACAAGTTTGAATTCATTTAAGCGACTAAGAAACAACATTTCATATATACTGCCATTAATGAATAATCAGAAGATAAACAATAATAACTGTGCGAAGACATGACTT encodes:
- the LOC105059353 gene encoding uncharacterized protein, which produces MAMEERRKEMLRFLVSMAFLLAFFPAVSSFSDEGRALMALKASFSNVANVLLDWNPVAAGGDANRSSDDHCAWRGVVCDNLTSAVVSLNLSNLNLGGEISPAVGELKSLQSIDLKGNKLTGQIPDEIGDSVSLRHLDLSGNALYGDIPFSISKLKQLEELNLKNNQLIGPIPSTLSQIPSLKTLDLAQNQLTGDIPQLIYWNEVLQYLGLRGNLLSGTLSPDMCQLTGLWYFDVRGNNLTGTIPDSIGNCTSFEILDISYNQITGEIPYNIGFLQVATLSLQGNRLTGKIPEVIGLMQALAVLDLSENELVGTIPPILGNLSYTGKLYLHGNKLTGPIPPELGNMTKLSYLQLNDNKLVGTIPAELGKLEELFELNLANNNLEGPIPQNISLCTALNKFNVHGNRLNGSIPLQFQKLESLTYLNFSSNNFKGKVPWELGRIINLDTLDLSNNHFSGPIPDSIGDLEHLLELNLSRNNLNGPLPAEFGNLRSVQTIDISYNKLSGPIPEELGQLQTIDTLILNNNDLYGEIPVQLTNCFSLSSLNLSFNNFSGDVPLSKNFSRFPQESFLGNPMLCGNWLGSSCGQDLHGSKVTISRAAVVCITLGCITLLSMMLVAIYKSSQPKQFIKGSNRTVQGPPKLVVLRMDMAIHTYEDIMRITENLSEKYIIGYGASSTVYKCVLKNSKPIAIKRLYSQYPHNLHEFETELETIGSIRHRNLVSLHGYSLSPHGNLLFYDYMENGSLWDLLHGPSKKVKLDWDTRLKIAVGAAQGLAYLHHDCNPRIIHRDVKSSNILLDENFEAHLSDFGIAKCIPAAKTHASTYVLGTIGYIDPEYARTSRLNEKSDVYSFGIVLLELLTGKKAVDNDSNLHQLILSKADDNTVMEAVDSEVSVTCMDMGLVKKAFQLALLCTKRHPSDRPTMHEVARVLVSLLPVPSLKPGLVPQKPMDYAHYLAAGPDVKIKRNHDDNSSSDGQWFLRFGEVISKNTL